In a genomic window of Carassius carassius chromosome 43, fCarCar2.1, whole genome shotgun sequence:
- the zmp:0000001167 gene encoding protein phosphatase 1 regulatory subunit 12A isoform X1, producing MAATDRSRSEAAKQRRQDQLQRWQGSETDRTGPEARSQGPAPGNRRARVRFAQGAVFMAACSAGDREEVAELLRQGADINHANVDGLTALHQACIDENADMVEFLVESGSDVNRGDNEGWTPLHAAASCGFIQITKYLIEHGAHVGAVNSEGELPLDVATEDVMGRLLKAEIKKQGIDVDQARRVEERVMLQDAMAVLAGSAFLVPHLNTQATALHVAAAKGYIEVLKVLLKCGIDVDSRDSDGWTAFHAAAHWGQEEACILLAEHMCDMNAVNNVGQTPLDVADENIADNLEELQKKQNAMRSERQKIQTAVIETSPPVSLAPTRPRRTSISRMSSREKITLHEREKLAPPTLQTPPTEEDEEESTRTASQSKPSSSSSSEEESESESDAESEKAKTREIINNLNNKRNAAPAVSSVTSTALNQVKKAEPVRTSVTEAPGSWRTSLRKAGSSVTLGSAGASEPATEAPKGPETKLGMSRSASSPRLSSESDNKEPRLARVQPTPSRRLFSISDTSTTPDNSSSLLSRSSSYTRRLNSHFSAEVSALNPSLPRSSSYGRKLDDPSVTSGTTTTSGLSRFSNLVAQRSAQEEAEKKEPVSNSVTTTSTSGETETKQRRKSYLTPVRDEEAEAQRKARSRHARQSRRSTQGVTLTDLQEAEKTMKTENKGKENKKEEEEKEGKQKKGEEGEVSWRSRIANLQKSDLLGLTHPPGAPRPDRQDADSEERARERRRARARRRGKTGESDDNDPSGEEESSSGRDPQTDRHTSSRSDSVLNDCILTRGSESRDFKKLFEEMSRENRRLQSQLSDTQRTISLTRVELEKATQRQERFTDCTALLEMEKKEKKMLEMRAAELEEELKVLGDLRADNQRLKDENGALIRVISKLSK from the exons ATGGCGGCCACTGACCGTTCCCGGTCCGAAGCGGCGAAGCAGCGGCGGCAGGATCAGCTGCAGCGGTGGCAGGGCTCGGAGACAGACCGGACCGGACCGGAGGCGAGGAGCCAGGGCCCCGCTCCCGGAAACCGACGGGCCAGAGTGCGCTTCGCCCAGGGAGCGGTGTTCATGGCCGCCTGCTCCGCCGGAGACCGGGAGGAGGTGGCGGAGCTCCTGCGACAGGGAGCTGATATCAACCACGCCAATGTAGACGGTCTAACGGCGCTGCATCAG GCCTGTATTGATGAAAACGCAGATATGGTTGAGTTTCTGGTGGAGAGCGGCAGTGACGTGAACCGAGGAGACAACGAAGGCTGGACGCCCCTCCATGCCGCGGCCTCCTGCGGCTTCATCCAGATCACAAA GTACTTGATCGAACACGGCGCTCATGTGGGAGCGGTGAACAGTGAGGGAGAACTTCCTCTCGATGTGGCTACTGAGGACGTCATGGGAAGACTGCTTAAGGCAGAGATTAAAAAACAGG GTATAGATGTGGATCAGGCCAGGAGAGTTGAGGAGAGAGTGATGCTCCAGGATGCCATGGCCGTGTTGGCAGGAAGTGCCTTTCTGGTCCCTCATCTGAACACTCAGGCCACAGCGCTGCATGTCGCCGCTGCTAAAGGATACATCGAGGTCTTAAA GGTGCTGTTGAAGTGTGGGATAGATGTGGACAGTCGGGACAGTGATGGCTGGACGGCTTTTCACGCGGCGGCTCACTGGGGACAGGAAGAGGCCTGCATTCTGCTGGCTGAACACATGTGTGACATGAACGCTGTCAATAATGTG GGACAAACTCCACTCGACGTAGCCGATGAGAACATCGCTGATAACTTGGAAGAACTGCAGAAGAAGCAGAACGCT ATGCGTTCAGAGAGACAGAAGATCCAGACGGCCGTCATTGAGACCAGCCCACCTGTTTCCCTGGCTCCAACTCGCCCTCGCAG GACGTCCATCTCTCGTATGAGTAGTAGAGAGAAGATCACCCTGCATGAGCGAGAGAAACTTGCTCCGCCCACACTCCAGACTCCGCCCACAGAAGAGGACGAGGAGGAGTCGACGCGCACAGCCAGCCAATCCAAACCCTCCAGCAGCTCCAGTTCAGAGGAAGAGAGCGAATCAGAGAGTGACGCAGAGTCAG AAAAAGCAAAAACTCGAGAAATTATCAACAACTTGAACAACAAACGCAATGCAGCGCCCGCAGTGAGCTCTGTGACCAGCACTGCCCTTAACCAGGTTAAAAAG GCTGAACCCGTCCGGACCTCGGTGACAGAGGCTCCAGGTTCCTGGAGGACGTCTTTGCGTAAAGCAGGAAGTTCTGTGACTCTGGGCTCGGCCGGGGCCTCTGAGCCAGCCACTGAGGCCCCCAAGGGCCCCGAGACGAAACTGGGAATGTCACGCTCTGCATCCAGTCCCAGACTGAGCTCTGAATCTGACAATAAG GAGCCCAGGTTGGCCCGTGTTCAGCCCACTCCGTCCAGACGGCTTTTCAGCATCAGTGACACCAGCACTACCCCCGACAACTCCAGCAG cttgcTGAGCCGCAGCTCTTCATACACGCGCCGATTGAACAGCCACTTCAGTGCTGAAGTGTCGGCTCTGAACCCCTCGTTACCTCGCAGCTCGTCTTATGGAAGGAAACTTGACGACCCCTCAGTGACCTCTGGAACCACGACAACCTCTGGACTGAGTCGCTTCAGTAATCTAGTGGCTCAGAG GTCGGCTCAAGAAGAGGCCGAAAAGAAGGAGCCCGTCTCGAATTCTGTAACCACGACGAGCACTTCAGGCGAGACGGAGACCAAACAGAGACGCAA gtccTATCTGACTCCAGTGCGTGATGAGGAAGCAGAAGCTCAGAGAAAAGCCCGATCCAGACACGCTCGTCAATCCAGACGCTCCACGCAG GGTGTTACTCTCACAGACCTGCAGGAAGCGGAGAAGACAATGAAGACGGAAAACAAGGGGAAGGAGAACAAgaaagaagaggaggagaaagaaggGAAGCAAAAGAAGGGAGAGGAAGGG gAAGTGAGCTGGCGGTCTCGTATTGCTAACCTCCAGAAGTCAGATTTGCTGGGGCTCACACACCCTCCTGGTGCTCCACGACCTGACAGACAGG ATGCTGACAGCGAGGAGCGAGCGAGGGAGCGCAGGAGAGCCAGAGCTCGGAGGAGAGGGAAAACAGGAGAG AGCGATGACAACGACCCCAGTGGAGAGGAGGAGAGTAGCAGTGGGCGGGACCCACAG acagacagacacacgagCAGCAG GTCTGATTCGGTCTTGAATGACTGTATTCTCACAAGGGGATCAGAGTCCAGAGACTTTAAGAAG ttgtTCGAGGAGATGTCCAGAGAGAACCGCCGTCTGCAGTCACAGTTATCAGACACACAGAGAACCATTTCACTGACCCGAGTGGAGCTGGAAAAGGCCACAcag AGGCAGGAGAGATTCACGGACTGCACGGCTCTGTTGGAAATGGAGAAGAAA GAGAAAAAAATGTTAGAGATGCGTGCCGCTGAGTTGGAAGAAGAGTTGAAG GTTTTAGGGGATCTGAGAGCGGACAACCAGAGGCTGAAGGACGAGAACGGCGCGCTCATCAGAGTCATCAGCAAACTCTCCAAATAG
- the zmp:0000001167 gene encoding protein phosphatase 1 regulatory subunit 12A isoform X2 gives MAATDRSRSEAAKQRRQDQLQRWQGSETDRTGPEARSQGPAPGNRRARVRFAQGAVFMAACSAGDREEVAELLRQGADINHANVDGLTALHQACIDENADMVEFLVESGSDVNRGDNEGWTPLHAAASCGFIQITKYLIEHGAHVGAVNSEGELPLDVATEDVMGRLLKAEIKKQGIDVDQARRVEERVMLQDAMAVLAGSAFLVPHLNTQATALHVAAAKGYIEVLKVLLKCGIDVDSRDSDGWTAFHAAAHWGQEEACILLAEHMCDMNAVNNVGQTPLDVADENIADNLEELQKKQNAMRSERQKIQTAVIETSPPVSLAPTRPRRTSISRMSSREKITLHEREKLAPPTLQTPPTEEDEEESTRTASQSKPSSSSSSEEESESESDAESEKAKTREIINNLNNKRNAAPAVSSVTSTALNQVKKAEPVRTSVTEAPGSWRTSLRKAGSSVTLGSAGASEPATEAPKGPETKLGMSRSASSPRLSSESDNKEPRLARVQPTPSRRLFSISDTSTTPDNSSSLLSRSSSYTRRLNSHFSAEVSALNPSLPRSSSYGRKLDDPSVTSGTTTTSGLSRFSNLVAQRSAQEEAEKKEPVSNSVTTTSTSGETETKQRRKSYLTPVRDEEAEAQRKARSRHARQSRRSTQGVTLTDLQEAEKTMKTENKGKENKKEEEEKEGKQKKGEEGEVSWRSRIANLQKSDLLGLTHPPGAPRPDRQDADSEERARERRRARARRRGKTGESDDNDPSGEEESSSGRDPQTDRHTSSRSDSVLNDCILTRGSESRDFKKLFEEMSRENRRLQSQLSDTQRTISLTRVELEKATQRQERFTDCTALLEMEKKSVSVAQVLGDLRADNQRLKDENGALIRVISKLSK, from the exons ATGGCGGCCACTGACCGTTCCCGGTCCGAAGCGGCGAAGCAGCGGCGGCAGGATCAGCTGCAGCGGTGGCAGGGCTCGGAGACAGACCGGACCGGACCGGAGGCGAGGAGCCAGGGCCCCGCTCCCGGAAACCGACGGGCCAGAGTGCGCTTCGCCCAGGGAGCGGTGTTCATGGCCGCCTGCTCCGCCGGAGACCGGGAGGAGGTGGCGGAGCTCCTGCGACAGGGAGCTGATATCAACCACGCCAATGTAGACGGTCTAACGGCGCTGCATCAG GCCTGTATTGATGAAAACGCAGATATGGTTGAGTTTCTGGTGGAGAGCGGCAGTGACGTGAACCGAGGAGACAACGAAGGCTGGACGCCCCTCCATGCCGCGGCCTCCTGCGGCTTCATCCAGATCACAAA GTACTTGATCGAACACGGCGCTCATGTGGGAGCGGTGAACAGTGAGGGAGAACTTCCTCTCGATGTGGCTACTGAGGACGTCATGGGAAGACTGCTTAAGGCAGAGATTAAAAAACAGG GTATAGATGTGGATCAGGCCAGGAGAGTTGAGGAGAGAGTGATGCTCCAGGATGCCATGGCCGTGTTGGCAGGAAGTGCCTTTCTGGTCCCTCATCTGAACACTCAGGCCACAGCGCTGCATGTCGCCGCTGCTAAAGGATACATCGAGGTCTTAAA GGTGCTGTTGAAGTGTGGGATAGATGTGGACAGTCGGGACAGTGATGGCTGGACGGCTTTTCACGCGGCGGCTCACTGGGGACAGGAAGAGGCCTGCATTCTGCTGGCTGAACACATGTGTGACATGAACGCTGTCAATAATGTG GGACAAACTCCACTCGACGTAGCCGATGAGAACATCGCTGATAACTTGGAAGAACTGCAGAAGAAGCAGAACGCT ATGCGTTCAGAGAGACAGAAGATCCAGACGGCCGTCATTGAGACCAGCCCACCTGTTTCCCTGGCTCCAACTCGCCCTCGCAG GACGTCCATCTCTCGTATGAGTAGTAGAGAGAAGATCACCCTGCATGAGCGAGAGAAACTTGCTCCGCCCACACTCCAGACTCCGCCCACAGAAGAGGACGAGGAGGAGTCGACGCGCACAGCCAGCCAATCCAAACCCTCCAGCAGCTCCAGTTCAGAGGAAGAGAGCGAATCAGAGAGTGACGCAGAGTCAG AAAAAGCAAAAACTCGAGAAATTATCAACAACTTGAACAACAAACGCAATGCAGCGCCCGCAGTGAGCTCTGTGACCAGCACTGCCCTTAACCAGGTTAAAAAG GCTGAACCCGTCCGGACCTCGGTGACAGAGGCTCCAGGTTCCTGGAGGACGTCTTTGCGTAAAGCAGGAAGTTCTGTGACTCTGGGCTCGGCCGGGGCCTCTGAGCCAGCCACTGAGGCCCCCAAGGGCCCCGAGACGAAACTGGGAATGTCACGCTCTGCATCCAGTCCCAGACTGAGCTCTGAATCTGACAATAAG GAGCCCAGGTTGGCCCGTGTTCAGCCCACTCCGTCCAGACGGCTTTTCAGCATCAGTGACACCAGCACTACCCCCGACAACTCCAGCAG cttgcTGAGCCGCAGCTCTTCATACACGCGCCGATTGAACAGCCACTTCAGTGCTGAAGTGTCGGCTCTGAACCCCTCGTTACCTCGCAGCTCGTCTTATGGAAGGAAACTTGACGACCCCTCAGTGACCTCTGGAACCACGACAACCTCTGGACTGAGTCGCTTCAGTAATCTAGTGGCTCAGAG GTCGGCTCAAGAAGAGGCCGAAAAGAAGGAGCCCGTCTCGAATTCTGTAACCACGACGAGCACTTCAGGCGAGACGGAGACCAAACAGAGACGCAA gtccTATCTGACTCCAGTGCGTGATGAGGAAGCAGAAGCTCAGAGAAAAGCCCGATCCAGACACGCTCGTCAATCCAGACGCTCCACGCAG GGTGTTACTCTCACAGACCTGCAGGAAGCGGAGAAGACAATGAAGACGGAAAACAAGGGGAAGGAGAACAAgaaagaagaggaggagaaagaaggGAAGCAAAAGAAGGGAGAGGAAGGG gAAGTGAGCTGGCGGTCTCGTATTGCTAACCTCCAGAAGTCAGATTTGCTGGGGCTCACACACCCTCCTGGTGCTCCACGACCTGACAGACAGG ATGCTGACAGCGAGGAGCGAGCGAGGGAGCGCAGGAGAGCCAGAGCTCGGAGGAGAGGGAAAACAGGAGAG AGCGATGACAACGACCCCAGTGGAGAGGAGGAGAGTAGCAGTGGGCGGGACCCACAG acagacagacacacgagCAGCAG GTCTGATTCGGTCTTGAATGACTGTATTCTCACAAGGGGATCAGAGTCCAGAGACTTTAAGAAG ttgtTCGAGGAGATGTCCAGAGAGAACCGCCGTCTGCAGTCACAGTTATCAGACACACAGAGAACCATTTCACTGACCCGAGTGGAGCTGGAAAAGGCCACAcag AGGCAGGAGAGATTCACGGACTGCACGGCTCTGTTGGAAATGGAGAAGAAA AGTGTGTCTGTGGCACAGGTTTTAGGGGATCTGAGAGCGGACAACCAGAGGCTGAAGGACGAGAACGGCGCGCTCATCAGAGTCATCAGCAAACTCTCCAAATAG